A stretch of the Cellulomonas sp. WB94 genome encodes the following:
- a CDS encoding MTH1187 family thiamine-binding protein, which yields MLIAFSVAPLGAGESVTDAVADAVRIVRESGLPNRTDSMFTTIEGEWDECMDVVRRATEAVGRHGHRVSLVLKADIRPGHTGEITGKVERVEARLAAE from the coding sequence ATGCTCATCGCCTTCTCTGTCGCCCCGCTCGGTGCGGGCGAGTCCGTGACCGACGCGGTCGCCGACGCCGTCCGGATCGTCCGTGAGTCCGGCCTGCCGAACCGCACCGACTCGATGTTCACGACCATCGAGGGCGAGTGGGACGAGTGCATGGACGTCGTCCGACGTGCCACGGAGGCGGTCGGGCGGCACGGCCACCGCGTGAGCCTCGTGCTCAAGGCGGACATCCGCCCTGGTCACACGGGCGAGATCACCGGCAAGGTCGAGCGCGTCGAGGCCCGGCTCGCCGCTGAGTGA
- a CDS encoding FeoC-like transcriptional regulator, whose translation MSVLTDVLREARGGATTDRIAANLGIDAGLAEAAVDHWVRLGIVSRSADVLGATGCHGCEPTPGRSLACAGCVFAKRAPGR comes from the coding sequence ATGAGCGTCCTGACCGACGTCCTGCGCGAGGCGCGCGGCGGGGCCACGACCGACCGGATCGCCGCGAACCTCGGGATCGACGCCGGTCTCGCGGAGGCTGCCGTCGACCACTGGGTGCGGCTCGGCATCGTGAGCCGGTCTGCGGATGTGCTGGGTGCTACGGGCTGTCATGGGTGCGAGCCGACGCCGGGGCGGTCGCTGGCGTGCGCGGGGTGCGTGTTCGCGAAGCGGGCGCCGGGGCGCTGA
- the feoB gene encoding ferrous iron transport protein B, whose translation MTSCHDTSGGLVDARTGLAADPSAPSVVLVGNPNVGKSTLFNALTGARQQVTNAPGTTVEVQLGTWRGLTGTASGTGSDESGAVRVLDLPGTYSLLARSPDERVTAETVAGRGALGVPDLAVVLVEAGALSRSLYLLAQVAGAGQALVVALTMTDVAATRGVLVDPERLATLLGVPVVPIDPRTGTGLDRLTRVVSDALTAGVPPVLLPDAAPACSCHGDVACGTGCSCGRPLDLDAELASADRLFTWVDGVQRALASREVDAAVPGAPSSARPAPVRTWSDRVDRVLLDPWFGVPVFLAVMWALFQLATTVAAPLMGAVSSLVDGPVASAVRTALPGPHWLESFVVDGVLAGVGTVLSFAPLMGLMFLAIAVLEDSGYLARAAFVADRAMRAIGLDGRAMLPLVVGFGCNLPALAATRTLPHARQRLLTGLLVPYTSCSARLTVYILLASVFFPAHAGTAIFLMYVSSIALVVVGGLVLRATAFRDLRREPFVLALPAYQRPRVRALLLSAWVRVRMFVTDAGKIIVVTLTVVWVLMAVPVAGGHQIADVPVADSLYGRTALAIAPVFAPAGFDDWHASAALLTGFVAKEVVVGSFAQSYAVDEPIDAGVAGDLGSRLRATFESSSGGYAGAAAAAFMVFVLAYTPCLATVAEQRRLFGSRWTFGAIGVQLVIAWTAAVIVFQLGRLL comes from the coding sequence GTGACGTCATGCCATGACACGTCGGGCGGTCTCGTCGACGCCCGCACCGGGCTCGCGGCGGACCCGTCGGCACCGTCCGTCGTGCTCGTGGGCAACCCGAACGTCGGCAAGTCGACCCTCTTCAACGCGCTCACCGGTGCCCGCCAGCAGGTCACCAACGCCCCGGGGACGACCGTCGAGGTGCAGCTCGGGACGTGGCGGGGCCTGACCGGGACCGCGAGCGGCACCGGTTCGGACGAGTCCGGGGCGGTCCGCGTCCTCGACCTGCCCGGGACGTACAGCCTGCTCGCGCGGTCGCCCGACGAGCGGGTCACCGCCGAGACGGTCGCGGGCCGCGGGGCTCTCGGCGTCCCCGACCTCGCCGTCGTCCTCGTCGAGGCCGGGGCACTGTCGCGCTCGCTGTACCTGCTGGCCCAGGTCGCGGGTGCCGGCCAGGCGCTCGTCGTCGCGCTGACCATGACCGACGTCGCCGCCACGCGCGGGGTGCTCGTCGACCCCGAACGGCTCGCGACGCTCCTCGGGGTGCCCGTCGTCCCCATCGACCCGCGCACCGGGACCGGGCTCGACCGCCTCACGCGCGTCGTGTCTGATGCGCTCACCGCCGGCGTCCCGCCCGTCCTGCTGCCCGACGCCGCACCCGCCTGCTCCTGCCACGGCGACGTGGCGTGCGGGACCGGATGCTCGTGCGGCCGACCCCTCGACCTCGACGCCGAGCTGGCGAGCGCCGACCGCCTGTTCACCTGGGTCGACGGTGTCCAGCGGGCGCTCGCGTCCCGCGAGGTCGACGCCGCGGTCCCGGGTGCGCCGTCGTCGGCCCGACCCGCTCCCGTGCGCACGTGGTCCGACCGCGTCGACCGCGTGCTGCTCGACCCGTGGTTCGGGGTCCCGGTGTTCCTCGCCGTCATGTGGGCCCTGTTCCAGCTCGCGACGACCGTCGCGGCACCGCTCATGGGCGCCGTGTCGTCGCTCGTCGACGGACCGGTCGCGAGCGCCGTGCGGACCGCGCTGCCCGGCCCGCACTGGCTCGAGAGCTTTGTGGTCGACGGGGTCCTCGCGGGCGTCGGGACCGTGCTGTCGTTCGCCCCGCTCATGGGCCTGATGTTCCTGGCGATCGCAGTCCTCGAGGACAGCGGCTACCTCGCGCGCGCCGCGTTCGTCGCCGACCGGGCCATGCGGGCCATCGGGCTCGACGGCCGCGCGATGCTCCCGCTCGTCGTCGGCTTCGGCTGCAACCTGCCGGCCCTGGCCGCGACCCGCACGCTGCCCCATGCGCGGCAGCGCCTGCTCACCGGGCTGCTCGTCCCGTACACGTCGTGCTCGGCCCGCCTGACCGTCTACATCCTGCTCGCGAGCGTGTTCTTCCCGGCGCACGCGGGCACGGCGATCTTCCTCATGTACGTCTCGAGCATCGCGCTCGTCGTCGTCGGCGGCCTCGTGCTGCGCGCGACCGCGTTCCGCGACCTGCGCCGCGAGCCGTTCGTCCTCGCGCTGCCCGCCTACCAGCGCCCTCGCGTCCGCGCGCTGCTCCTCTCGGCCTGGGTCCGGGTCCGCATGTTCGTGACCGACGCGGGCAAGATCATCGTCGTCACGCTCACGGTCGTCTGGGTCCTCATGGCCGTCCCGGTCGCCGGCGGTCACCAGATCGCGGACGTCCCCGTCGCCGACAGCCTGTACGGCCGGACGGCGCTCGCGATCGCCCCCGTCTTCGCCCCCGCCGGGTTCGACGACTGGCACGCGTCCGCAGCGCTGCTCACCGGGTTCGTCGCGAAGGAGGTCGTCGTCGGGTCGTTCGCGCAGTCCTACGCGGTCGACGAGCCCATCGACGCCGGAGTCGCCGGAGACCTCGGCAGCCGGCTGCGCGCGACGTTCGAGTCGTCGTCCGGTGGGTATGCCGGGGCGGCCGCCGCGGCGTTCATGGTCTTCGTGCTCGCCTACACCCCGTGCCTCGCGACCGTCGCCGAGCAGCGCCGGCTGTTCGGGTCGCGCTGGACCTTCGGTGCGATCGGCGTGCAGCTCGTGATCGCCTGGACGGCCGCGGTCATCGTCTTCCAGCTCGGCCGGTTGCTGTGA
- a CDS encoding DUF3806 domain-containing protein yields the protein MSDTGHRGRDRRSFVPTPRGTTGRAAPELRPAVRSLDPVELVWLGEARELLRGPEVDLTDIAWLGGHLDGLMTTWHDTMPSLRWDPLPTTTAVGLAVGDAVIARVPGLEWVFAFDAPGSPYALAHPRTAMVVVPADAVALLWHHGSTGQLPGLVDELAALSAEHMVEEHPRVSGAMRLLGRRR from the coding sequence ATGAGCGACACAGGACACCGCGGGCGCGACCGCCGGTCCTTCGTGCCCACACCCCGGGGCACCACGGGACGTGCCGCCCCCGAGCTGCGTCCCGCGGTGCGCTCGCTCGACCCCGTCGAGCTCGTCTGGCTCGGTGAGGCTCGCGAGCTCCTGCGCGGACCCGAGGTCGACCTGACCGACATCGCCTGGCTCGGCGGTCACCTCGACGGGCTCATGACGACGTGGCACGACACCATGCCCTCCCTGCGCTGGGATCCGCTCCCGACCACGACCGCCGTCGGCCTCGCCGTCGGGGACGCCGTCATCGCACGCGTGCCCGGGCTGGAGTGGGTCTTCGCGTTCGACGCGCCGGGGTCGCCGTACGCGCTCGCGCACCCTCGGACGGCCATGGTCGTGGTGCCGGCCGACGCGGTGGCGCTGCTCTGGCACCACGGGTCGACCGGTCAGCTGCCCGGACTGGTCGATGAGCTCGCGGCGCTGTCGGCGGAGCACATGGTCGAGGAGCACCCGCGGGTGTCGGGCGCGATGCGGCTGCTGGGCCGCCGGCGCTGA